In Cydia fagiglandana chromosome 9, ilCydFagi1.1, whole genome shotgun sequence, a single window of DNA contains:
- the LOC134667171 gene encoding zinc finger protein 254-like, translating into MGICRTCLETPADKDISELEMGINEDTKSCFEIMMFCLDIKVTRESKITTNLCDACYVRIITFYKFKNLSLKNDAYLKSLDPLVCKVDKKSSVYVDANEIKHENFLDNDEYGQSVVEDVHQIKIEIEVKKENTSGDVQRDVKDEDTPDDAESDKEPLSVIQKVKHENIKKGTKDNPLARKKRGRPKKSESAEHSKQGYQVCEECGKSVRNLKQHTARHVPTGERKTVQCDACPKVFCTKGALREHYKFTHLGMKFKCDICNKEVTNLTTHKLLAHDRDALPFACVSCGRRFVTQSALATHMITHTKGSDTLIHECDVCHTKFNRKGVLSRHMRRVHEKERKYQCEFCSKGFFTKYSLELHIRSHKKERPYKCEECGKTFSHSVSHKNHQLIHTGVKNYHCEVCNMAFMRLEYLRKHMISHTKEKNHPCRYCGKRFGRTDHRRKHEITAHQKHLSAD; encoded by the exons ATGGGAATATGTCGAACGTGCCTCGAAACTCCAGCCGATAAAGATATATCAGAGTTAGAAATGGGCATAAATGAGGACACCAAAAGCTGCTTTGAAATCATGATGTTTTGTTTAGACATAAAG GTTACACGCGAATCTAAAATTACAACGAATCTTTGCGATGCGTGCTACGTAAGGATTATAACATTTTACAAGTTCAAGAACCTATCTTTAAAAAATGATGCTTATTTGAAATCATTGGACCCCCTTGTATGTAAAGTGGATAAAAAGTCGTCTGTATACGTAGACGCAAACGAAATTAAACATGAGAATTTCTTAGATAATGATGAATATGGTCAAAGTGTGGTTGAAGATGTAcatcaaattaaaatagaaattgaagTAAAAAAAGAGAATACATCCGGAGATGTACAGAGAGATGTTAAGGATGAAGATACACCAGATGATGCAGAATCGGACAAAGAGCCATTGAGTGTGATACAAAAAGTAAAAcatgaaaatattaaaaaagggACAAAAGATAATC cACTAGCACGAAAAAAACGTGGGCGACCCAAAAAAAGTGAATCTGCAGAACATTCAAAACAAGGCTACCAAGTATGTGAGGAGTGTGGCAAGTCTGTCCGTAACTTAAAGCAGCACACTGCCCGGCATGTACCTACCGGTGAACGGAAGACAGTGCAGTGTGATGCCTGCCCTAAGGTCTTCTGCACAAAAGGAGCTCTGCGAGAACACTACAAATTTACACATCTAGGAATGAAATTTAAATGTGATATTTGTAATAAAG AGGTGACAAACCTAACAACGCACAAGCTGCTCGCCCACGACCGGGACGCGCTCCCGTTCGCTTGCGTGTCGTGCGGCCGCCGCTTCGTGACGCAGTCCGCGCTGGCGACGCACATGATCACACACACAAAGGGCTCAGACACCTTGATCCACGAGTGTGATGTCTGTCACACAAAGTTTAACCGTAAAGGTGTCCTTTCAAGGCAcat GCGGCGGGTGCatgaaaaagaaagaaaatatcAATGTGAATTTTGTTCAAAAGGTTTCTTTACGAAATATTCACTTGAATTACATATAAG GTCCCATAAGAAAgagcgtccatacaaatgtgaGGAGTGCGGGAAGACATTTTCTCACAGCGTCTCTCATAAGAACCACCAGCTCATTCACACCGGCGTCAAGAACTATCACTGTGAGGTGTGCAACATGGCCTTTATGAGACTTGA ATACCTTCGTAAACACATGATAAGTCACACGAAGGAGAAGAATCACCCGTGCCGGTATTGTGGCAAGCGCTTCGGGCGCACGGACCACCGACGGAAACACGAGATCACGGCTCACCAGAAACATTTGTCAGCCGACTGA
- the LOC134667636 gene encoding zinc finger protein 121-like yields the protein MNICRTCLKTPAIRNISELEKGIGEDNKNYLEIMVFCLDIKVTQDSKITTKLCNNCYRKIISFYKFKALSLKNDAYLKSLEVTLVDHKSSIYVDENNVKHENSLDYDEYVSVIDNCPMDIKQELDVKDEDTWAGVESDEELLSVIQRVKYENIKDETKENAPINKKRGRPRKIKALKLENVKQERQVCEECGKSVRNLKEHSLQHLPMSERKKLQCKVCPKLFSTYGARTRHYKIKHLGIKSECNICHKKVVCLSTHRLRVHNREALPFACVQCERRFVSQGVLDVHMTTHTKDRAFQCDVCEKKFRSQLHVNIHK from the exons ATGAATATATGCCGAACCTGCCTCAAAACTCCAGCTATCAGGAATATATCCGAGCTAGAAAAGGGCATAGGTGAGGACAACAAAAACTACTTGGAAATCATGGTGTTTTGTTTAGATATCAAG GTTACACAAGACTCAAAAATTACAACGAAGCTATGTAATAACTGCTATAGAAAAATCATATCATTCTATAAGTTTAAGGCACTATCCTTGAAAAATGATGCCTATTTAAAATCTCTAGAAGTAACTCTAGTGGATCATAAATCATCCATATACGTGGATGAAAACAATGTCAAACATGAGAATTCTCTTGATTATGATGAATATGTTTCGGTTATTGATAATTGTCCGATGGATATTAAACAGGAATTAGATGTTAAGGACGAGGATACCTGGGCCGGTGTGGAGTCGGATGAAGAGCTGCTTAGTGTTATACAgagagtaaaatatgaaaatattaaGGATGAGACCAAAGAAAATG caccaataaataaaaaacgtggCCGTCCAAGGAAAATAAAGGCATTAAAACTAGAAAATGTGAAACAAGAACGGCAAGTGTGTGAGGAGTGTGGCAAGTCAGTCCGTAACCTGAAGGAGCACTCGCTCCAGCATCTGCCCATGAGTGAGCGTAAGAAGCTCCAGTGTAAAGTCTGTCCAAAGCTGTTTTCCACATACGGTGCGCGGACCAGGCATTACAAGATTAAGCATTTAGGCATTAAGtctgaatgcaatatttgtcatAAGA AGGTTGTGTGCCTGTCGACGCATCGCCTGCGCGTGCACAACCGTGAGGCGCTCCCGTTTGCCTGCGTGCAGTGCGAGCGCCGCTTCGTGTCGCAGGGCGTGCTCGACGTGCACATGACCACGCACACGAAGGACCGCGCCTTCCAGTGCGACGTGTGCGAGAAGAAGTTCCGGTCGCAGCTGCATGTTAACATACATAAGTGA
- the LOC134667153 gene encoding zinc finger protein 723-like isoform X3, which produces MNICRTCLKTPAIRNISELEKGIGEDNKNYLEIMVFCLDIKVTQDSKITTKLCNNCYRKIISFYKFKALSLKNDAYLKSLEVTLVDHKSSIYVDENNVKHENSLDYDEYVSVIDNCPMDIKQELDVKDEDTWAGVESDEELLSVIQRVKYENIKDETKENAPINKKRGRPRKIKALKLENVKQERQVCEECGKSVRNLKEHSLQHLPMSERKKLQCKVCPKLFSTYGARTRHYKIKHLGIKSECNICHKKVVCLSTHRLRVHNREALPFACVQCERRFVSQGVLDVHMTTHTKDRAFQCDVCEKKFRSQLHVNIHKRQVHDKEKTHLCQFCSKTFFKKYHLQVHLRSHTKERPYECSECGKFFSSSSTLKEHRLIHGDVKNYHCDLCDMSFMKPGYLKVHMVSHTKEKRYPCGFCGVRFGRSDHRRRHEFTAHQKHLRAD; this is translated from the exons ATGAATATATGCCGAACCTGCCTCAAAACTCCAGCTATCAGGAATATATCCGAGCTAGAAAAGGGCATAGGTGAGGACAACAAAAACTACTTGGAAATCATGGTGTTTTGTTTAGATATCAAG GTTACACAAGACTCAAAAATTACAACGAAGCTATGTAATAACTGCTATAGAAAAATCATATCATTCTATAAGTTTAAGGCACTATCCTTGAAAAATGATGCCTATTTAAAATCTCTAGAAGTAACTCTAGTGGATCATAAATCATCCATATACGTGGATGAAAACAATGTCAAACATGAGAATTCTCTTGATTATGATGAATATGTTTCGGTTATTGATAATTGTCCGATGGATATTAAACAGGAATTAGATGTTAAGGACGAGGATACCTGGGCCGGTGTGGAGTCGGATGAAGAGCTGCTTAGTGTTATACAgagagtaaaatatgaaaatattaaGGATGAGACCAAAGAAAATG caccaataaataaaaaacgtggCCGTCCAAGGAAAATAAAGGCATTAAAACTAGAAAATGTGAAACAAGAACGGCAAGTGTGTGAGGAGTGTGGCAAGTCAGTCCGTAACCTGAAGGAGCACTCGCTCCAGCATCTGCCCATGAGTGAGCGTAAGAAGCTCCAGTGTAAAGTCTGTCCAAAGCTGTTTTCCACATACGGTGCGCGGACCAGGCATTACAAGATTAAGCATTTAGGCATTAAGtctgaatgcaatatttgtcatAAGA AGGTTGTGTGCCTGTCGACGCATCGCCTGCGCGTGCACAACCGTGAGGCGCTCCCGTTTGCCTGCGTGCAGTGCGAGCGCCGCTTCGTGTCGCAGGGCGTGCTCGACGTGCACATGACCACGCACACGAAGGACCGCGCCTTCCAGTGCGACGTGTGCGAGAAGAAGTTCCGGTCGCAGCTGCATGTTAACATACATAA ACGACAGGTCCACGATAAAGAAAAAACACATCTATGTCAATTCTGCTCAAAGACTTTCTTCAAGAAGTACCATTTGCAAGTGCATTTAAG ATCGCACACTAAAGAGCGTCCCTACGAGTGCAGCGAGTGCGGCAAGTTCTTCTCATCCAGCAGCACGCTGAAGGAGCATCGACTCATACACGGAGACGTCAAGAACTACCACTGCGATCTCTGTGACATGAGTTTCATGAAACCCGG CTACCTGAAAGTCCACATGGTCAGTCACACGAAGGAGAAGCGCTACCCGTGCGGGTTCTGCGGCGTGCGCTTCGGCCGCTCCGACCACCGCCGCCGCCACGAGTTCACCGCGCACCAGAAACACCTGCGGGCCGACTGA